Proteins found in one Longimicrobium sp. genomic segment:
- a CDS encoding acyl-CoA dehydrogenase family protein produces the protein MSIYREVDLTLTAEHQQLKEAVHGFAKEVLRPAAVRLDRVCDPARAIAPDSELWETLRAAYRGGFHTGLIPAEHGGMGLSGLRLHIALEELGWGSADFAASLACTCFPFSSAAATGDRALIDELVAPFVADTSASMVGCWAITEPDHGSDHFLASTPQFHDARISGSVVARASGDEYVVSGRKSRWVSNGTIATHAVVYLALEPERGLAGGGVAIVPLDAPGVSKEPPLDKLGQRALNQGAIRFDGVRIPKRYVLVAADGYEAVLRQTLALTNAAMGAIFTGVARAAYEEALRWTRVRVQGGRPLCEHQLVQKHLFDMFVKVENCRLLSRAACVYNDGSRPQALEYSVASKVYCTQAAYEVADTAVQLFGGRGLSKDFLVEKLYRDARASLVEDGSNDVLTLLGAQEVLRSAAPVQESLRIEWLETELVA, from the coding sequence CGCGGGCGATCGCGCCCGACTCGGAGCTGTGGGAGACGCTGCGCGCCGCCTACCGCGGCGGGTTCCACACCGGCCTGATCCCCGCCGAGCACGGGGGGATGGGGCTCAGCGGCCTGCGCCTGCACATCGCGCTGGAGGAGCTGGGCTGGGGGAGCGCCGACTTCGCGGCCAGCCTGGCGTGCACCTGCTTCCCCTTCTCCTCCGCCGCGGCCACCGGCGACCGCGCGCTGATCGACGAGCTGGTGGCGCCGTTCGTGGCCGACACCTCGGCCTCCATGGTCGGCTGCTGGGCGATCACCGAGCCCGACCACGGCTCCGACCACTTCCTGGCCAGCACCCCGCAGTTCCACGACGCCCGCATCTCCGGCAGCGTGGTCGCCCGGGCGTCGGGCGACGAGTACGTGGTGAGCGGGCGGAAGTCGCGGTGGGTGTCCAACGGCACCATCGCCACCCACGCGGTCGTCTACCTGGCGCTGGAGCCCGAGCGGGGGCTGGCCGGCGGCGGCGTGGCCATCGTCCCGCTGGACGCACCCGGCGTGTCGAAGGAGCCCCCGCTGGACAAGCTCGGCCAGCGCGCGCTGAACCAGGGGGCGATCCGCTTCGACGGCGTGCGCATCCCAAAGCGCTACGTGCTGGTGGCCGCCGACGGCTACGAGGCGGTGCTCCGGCAGACGCTGGCGCTCACCAACGCGGCCATGGGCGCCATCTTCACCGGCGTGGCGCGCGCGGCGTACGAGGAGGCGCTGCGCTGGACCCGGGTGCGGGTACAGGGCGGCAGGCCCCTCTGCGAGCACCAGCTGGTGCAGAAGCACCTCTTCGACATGTTCGTGAAGGTGGAGAACTGCCGCCTGCTGTCGCGCGCGGCGTGCGTGTACAACGACGGCTCGCGGCCGCAGGCGCTGGAGTACTCCGTCGCCTCCAAGGTCTACTGCACCCAGGCCGCCTACGAGGTGGCCGACACCGCCGTGCAGCTCTTCGGCGGACGCGGCCTCAGCAAGGACTTCCTGGTGGAGAAGCTCTACCGCGACGCGCGCGCCTCGCTCGTCGAAGACGGCTCCAACGACGTGCTGACGCTCCTCGGCGCGCAGGAGGTGCTCAGGTCGGCCGCCCCGGTGCAGGAGTCGCTGCGGATCGAGTGGCTGGAGACGGAGCTGGTGGCCTGA
- a CDS encoding dienelactone hydrolase family protein codes for MRLLAPSLVLPLLFCAACQRPQPASRLETTPRHDEWVEVRSGDRVVHTYVVYPEVSRRAMAVVLIHENRGLTDWVRTVADRLAEEGYIAVAPDLLSGMAPGGGRTSGFPTQDAAREAIGRLPREQVSGDLRAVVEYARSIPAATGQVAVAGFCWGGARTWEIANEANLAAAYVFYGTGPRDAAGVAGISEPVYGFYGGNDARVNATIPASAELMRAAGKRFEPVTYDSAGHAFMRSGETPEGSAADRKARDEAWARWLRLLREAASART; via the coding sequence ATGCGGCTCCTGGCTCCGTCCCTCGTGCTGCCCCTGCTCTTCTGCGCCGCGTGCCAGCGGCCGCAGCCCGCCTCGCGGCTGGAGACCACGCCGCGGCACGACGAGTGGGTCGAGGTGCGGAGCGGCGACCGGGTGGTGCACACCTACGTCGTCTACCCCGAGGTCAGCCGGCGGGCGATGGCGGTGGTGCTGATCCACGAGAACCGCGGGCTGACCGACTGGGTGCGCACGGTCGCCGACCGCCTGGCGGAGGAGGGGTACATCGCCGTCGCGCCCGACCTGCTCTCGGGGATGGCGCCCGGCGGCGGGCGCACCTCCGGCTTCCCCACGCAGGACGCGGCGCGCGAGGCCATCGGCCGCCTCCCGCGCGAGCAGGTGAGCGGCGACCTGCGCGCGGTGGTCGAGTACGCGCGCTCCATCCCCGCGGCCACCGGGCAGGTGGCGGTCGCCGGCTTCTGCTGGGGCGGCGCGCGGACGTGGGAGATCGCCAACGAGGCGAACCTCGCGGCGGCCTACGTCTTCTACGGCACCGGGCCGCGCGACGCGGCGGGCGTGGCGGGGATCTCGGAGCCGGTCTACGGCTTCTACGGCGGCAACGACGCCCGCGTGAACGCCACCATCCCGGCCTCCGCCGAGCTGATGCGCGCCGCCGGGAAGCGCTTCGAGCCGGTGACGTACGACAGCGCCGGCCACGCCTTCATGCGCAGCGGCGAGACCCCCGAGGGCAGCGCCGCCGACCGCAAGGCACGCGACGAAGCCTGGGCCCGCTGGCTGCGCCTCCTGCGCGAGGCCGCGTCCGCGCGGACCTGA